In Lacibacter sp. H407, the genomic window TCCAATATTCTGAGTAGGGAGAGGGCCAAACTCTGAAGTTGTGTACAAGCTTATGCCGGGCTTGTTTGTACCTGAATTAAAAAGAAAAAAATTTTTGGGTCCTGAATTTGTATCTGCAACATGCAGCTTAGCTTGAAGGTTACTGTTAATGCCTATACCCACACTTCCCTTATTGGTATTATAAACAGTATCAGCATTTTTCTTCCACACATTTATTGATTCACCGCTTGTTAATGAAACCCATGCTGTTCCATTATAAAACCAAAAATCACCCGTATCATTATCAAATACCAATAAGCCTTTTGCAGGTGATGCAATGGCGGTACGCTGCGCAGTGGTCATGCGTGGCACCAGCATTCCTTTATTGGTACTTTTTACATCGAGGATGGCACTTGCATCTGCATTGCTGCCATCGGAATTGATTGCTGCATTTTGTGCAACTACAACAGAAGGAACTAATATTCCATTTAATAAAATGATGAATAAAAATTTATACATATAATTTTTGTTGAAAGACGAACTGTTATTCCAAAATTTTTCTTGTTGTTCAAATTACAATCAGCATCACAATTAATTTTTTTCGCCCAATGCCCACGATGCGCCACTTACAGGCGTACCATTTCCAACAGGCACCGCTCCTCGTAAATCAGGCAAAGCGAAATTGGTGTTGCCATTACCACCATAGTTAGAGCCCAGTAATGAAAACAATGCTTCATTACCGCTTATGGGCAATATCTGTCCATTACAAAAAGCAAAACCAACAGGTGGAAAATTGCCGCTGAACAATCTTATTTCACCAAGAATAATATTACTGTATGCCGGGTTTCCTGAACCCTGTGATGGAAACTGTCCTTTTATTGCGATAACATAGTTTATCCCTACTCCTTTATTGCCTTTATGATACGTAATGCTTGTACCGGCTCCTTTATTGATGATGTCAAACTGATTGCCCTGAACCACTTCAATTGTATTTGCTTTAACTACTCCCGCCACTTCTAATTTTGTAGATGGATTCGTTACTCCAATACCTACATTACCACTGTTGTTATTATTGATATTATTTCCATTTCTCGACCACACATTAACGGGATCTCCGCTTGTTAATGATGTCCACGCTGTGCCATTATAAAACCAAAAACCACCGGTATCATTATCAAACACCAATAAGCCTTTTGCAGGAGATGTAATAGCAGTGCGTTGTGCAGTGGTCATACGTGGCACCAGCATTCCTTTGTTGGTACTTTTTACATCAAGCATGGCACTTGCATCGGCATTGCTGCCATCGGTGTTGATGGCTGCACTTTGTGCAAAGCATCCAAAACTCAGTAACAGAATTGAGGAGAGAAGAGAATATTTTTTCATACTAAATTTTCAGATTTCATTTTTAAAATCATCTAATCATTGGCCGCTCCCACCACTAAAAAGTAATAGGTACCGCTAAATGTTGAAGCAGTACTCGAAGAATTATAAAACCTGACTTTAAATGTTTTGGCAGTAGTATCAACAGAATGAACAGTAAGTACCCAACGATGAAATGTACCGGTGCCATTTACAATATTGGCGACACTTACACGAGGTGTTCCTGTAAAAATATCAGGATAGCCAAATGTAGCATCAGCAAAATAACCCGAAGGAGCATCAGGTATTCCAACCTCACCGGATACATAATGCATCATTAACTGGTTACTGTTAGAACTGCGAACAATACCTTTGCCAGCATCAACCGTTAACTGATTAGTAATTTTTACTATGCCTGTATTTTTTTCAATCAGCATCCTGCTTCCCCCGCCAAATTCAACAAACTCAAGGCCATCGTCACTGGATCTGTTCCTGATATTCCAACGCAGATTACCATTGTCGCTAAACCGAAGAGCAGCATCACCGTTGAACGCATCAATATCTATTATCGAAAATCCGGAAGTGCTTTTACTCAAAATTCCATAGCTCCCGTACACATTAAGTGAATGGGATGCACTATGTGTATTAGAGCCAATGGTAATTGCATCTTCAAATAAACCTGAACCACCCACATGTAATTTAGCATTGGCATTATCCCTTCCTATACTTACATTACCTGTACCTCCATGAATCAACAGACGATACCCAAATCCTTCTTCCCTCAATCCAAAAGAAGCATTTAGAGTAAAAAGATTTGTACTGTGTAAATCCCATTTTAGAACTCCGTTACGAAACCACCTTACACGAGGTTCATTATTAGCCGCATCAATATCTATATTCGAATACCCCGCTGTACTTTTTACCAACAAACCTGTGCCATCATGAACCACACTTAATTTACTAATGGGCGTATTGGTTCCTATTCCTACATTGCCGCTATTGCTGTTATATATATTATTGCCCGATGGTACCCATTGATTTTTACCAATGCCTATTTCCACCCACGCAGTACCGTTATAAAACCAAAAACTATTGGTATCTGTATCAAATACTTTTAATCCTTTAGCAGGTAACACAATTGCTGTGCGTTGTGCGGTTGTCATGCGTGGAAGTAAAAAGCCTTTGTTTGTGCTTTTAACATCAAGAATTGCGCTTGCATCAGCATTACTGCCATCGGTGTTAATTGCCGCACTTTGAGCATTTACAACAAGAGCATTCAGAAAAAAACAGATCACAAATAAAACTCGTTGCATAAGCCAGGTTTAGTGGTTGATGTATGTTGTTAAAGCGAATTTTAAAATAATACCTGTGGGTAGTGGATAGGCAAATGGCCTTACGAACTCCTGCACTGCAAG contains:
- a CDS encoding phage tail protein → MKKYSLLSSILLLSFGCFAQSAAINTDGSNADASAMLDVKSTNKGMLVPRMTTAQRTAITSPAKGLLVFDNDTGGFWFYNGTAWTSLTSGDPVNVWSRNGNNINNNNSGNVGIGVTNPSTKLEVAGVVKANTIEVVQGNQFDIINKGAGTSITYHKGNKGVGINYVIAIKGQFPSQGSGNPAYSNIILGEIRLFSGNFPPVGFAFCNGQILPISGNEALFSLLGSNYGGNGNTNFALPDLRGAVPVGNGTPVSGASWALGEKN